CCTGTATACTTCAATATCCCCTTATCGACATAAAAACGGTTTTCTGTCAGATAAATTATTATTGATACCTTGGTTATGTAGTTATACTCCATTAAGCTGTAATTGGTACTTTTTTTCTTTTTTAGCAAATCTATTGCCTTTAATACTATTTCAGGGTCGAACTGTGTACCTGAGCACGATTCTAGTTCTGCAATAATTTCTTCTGTAGTCTTGGATTTTGCATAGGGTCTGCCGGAACGCATTGCATCTATACAGTCGGCAACGGCAATGAGCCTGCTTATAAAGGGTATATCTCTCCCTGAAAGACCATCAGGATAACCTGTCCCATCATATCTTTCATGATGGTATCTAACATATTTAGATATATCGTTGATATCTGGAAAATCATAAAAGATCTCATTTATATACTGACAGCTGAGGATAGGGTGCTCCTTAATTTTTATATATTCTTCCTCAGTCAGTTTACCGTTTTTGTTTAGTATTTCATCAGGTATGCCAAGTTTTCCCACATCATGAAGTAAGGAGGCGTAATAAGCCATTTTTGTGGTTTTTTCATCAAGGCCGAACTCCTTGGATAAAAGCATGACCCAGTGCGCTACATTATACGAATGGTCAAAAGTGAAAGGGTCTTTTTTATTGAGCTGACCGGTCAAGAATATGGATATTCTCTCCAACATGATACTGGCAATATCCCCATTAAAATATAGTTCCAGTTTTTCTCGTATAAGCTGCAAGATAAGTGATACCTCTGTGTCATGCATAAGCCCATCCAAGTTATTCATTTTTATACCGGCAAACACCAATATTGCCATTAGATTATCATCTTTTGAGTCAAAAAAAGGTATTATTGCTATGCGATGTAATGGATACCCTTTCAGGTCGATGCCATATATCCTTTCAGCAGTTTCATTATCAACATCTTCGACGAGCAGAAGGTTGTGAGTGTTACACAACATGTTTATATAATCTCTGTCTATGATTACAGCGTAATCCGATGATATGAGTTTTTGCAACTCTGCGCTGTTTATAATAGTATCTTTAAAATTAATATAGGTATGGTCGTTGCTGAGATAACCTATGGAGGCAACCTCATAGGAAAAATACTTATCAAAAAAATGTACAAGCTGTTTAAGGTCGACTTTAAAATCAGTGTAATGGATATCAATTTCTTTGTATTTTGATGCACCCAATATGCTCTCCCCACCATGACTATATAGTACTAATTGTATAATATTATATGTTTGCATATAATATTCGACACTTTTTTCCATTTTCCTCTTTAAAAAAATTAATCCCCATTATGAGGGGGCTATTTTAAAGTTTATTATTGTCTGCCTGGAGTGAAGCAGCAGTATCCAATCTGGTCAGCGTCATTGAGCATCTTCTTCCAAACTTCTGGGTCATCAATGACTTCAAAAGCGGTGGGGTATAGTATGTGATTTTCCTTGAATATGTGGTCTCTCAGGTTGAAGACAATAAACCTTGTAAGCTCGTTTAACTCGCCCTTGAAATCGGCAAAGTCAATATCCTCTACGTTTTCCGATATCTCCTTCAGTCTTTTCTTGCGCGGCCTTAACATATCATGTTCCATCCTCATTATTCTTGACGGGCCGCTTATACCCCTCTTTTCCAGTTCAGGGAACAACACATCCTCCTCCCTCTGGTGATGCTTTTCTGTCTCTACAAGGTGCTCAGCTATATGCCTCAGCTCCTTGAATATTACAGCCTCAGGTTTATATGTGTCCATATTCTGTATCATATTATTGGCCTCGTCCAAACTATCCAGGAACTTCAGTATCACGTCGTGCTCCGATATCAATGTATGCAACATGGAACCCGGCTCCAACCCTGCCTTGAAGTTTTCCAGCTCAGCGGAGAGCATTTCCATGTGTATGGAGCAACTGTAAGTATATCCCCAACGAGTCTGACAGGACATGATTCATATCACATTTTGATATGATATTTTTTAGAAAGGAATCAGGATTTTATGGTATAATGAAATCGATTGGAGGTTGATAATAATGGCTGTAGGCAGTGTTGATATAGCGAAAATAGCAGTAAGAATGGCCCTCTCAACAAGGGAAGAGGAACATGAACTAAAGGCGAAATATCAGGAAAATGGGATTAGGGTGGCCGCTGTGGACTTTGGGGGAGATTTTTCCTCCTCGATACAAAAGATTGTGGAGAGGACATGCGTGGCTGCAAAACGTGAGGGAATAGTAACGGATACCCATGTTGGTGAAGGAGCGGTAGCCGGAGCTGTAAGGGATGCACTTATGGAGGTATCCTTAAAGGCAAGCGGATTTAACGTAGGTGGGAAGGTTGGCCTGGCCAGGTATGGAGAACACCTTACTGTATGTGCATTCTTTGGCATAGGCCTGTTAAATCTAAATGAGGTTGTAATTGGTCTCGGACACAGGTCTGTTGGTAAAGAGTATTGACACTAAAGAATATTTATGTTATACTTTGATGTGTCGCTCGGAGAGGTGTCCGAGGGGTTTAAGGAGCTGGTCTTGAAAACCAGTGTCTCCGCAAGGGGCCGTGGGTTCGAATCCCACCCTCTCCGCCATGAATAAGATATTATTTTAATGTAGCAGATTTTGGAGGAGTACCCAAGTCGGTGAAGGGGCGGTCTTGCTAAGACTGTAGGTCGTGAAAGCGGCGCGAGGGTTCGAGTCCCTCCTCCTCCGCCATACATGATGAAATAGAGCTTACCTGAAATGGTAGGCTTTTTATTTTTAATTGGAGCGTTTCTGTGGTAATATAATAGTGAGGTGAGACAGGATATGCCAATAAGGTTTAGTCCGTCAGGACGATGGTTTTTATATGTGATAGCTGTTATAGTTATGCTGTTTATAATCATTGCAGGTGGAGCAGGTCTGATAGTAAACTATCAGTGGCTCTCCAGCTTAGGTTATGGAAAGATTTTTTTTGTCCGGTTTTTTGCAGAACTGGAGCTGGGCATCCCTGCCTTTTTAATAATTTTTTTCCTTCTTTACTTTTATTTTAATAAGATAAAGAGGGACTATATCAGATATACAGGTGATGTAATGTCACCTAAAGAGACAAAGAGGCTTAATATTTTTGTGCTGTGGGGTTCTGCCCTTATATCTGCAGTAATGTCCATAGAGCTTGCCAGCACAATGTGGCAAAACTTTTTAAACTACTTGCATTCAGCCGATTTTGGATATAATGACCCGATTTTTAATAAAGACCTGAGCCTGTATCTCTTTAAGCTGCCATTCTTAAATGGTGTTTATAACTTTTTGCTCTTTCTTATTGTAATACTGGTAGTCC
The nucleotide sequence above comes from Calorimonas adulescens. Encoded proteins:
- a CDS encoding HD-GYP domain-containing protein, with protein sequence MGASKYKEIDIHYTDFKVDLKQLVHFFDKYFSYEVASIGYLSNDHTYINFKDTIINSAELQKLISSDYAVIIDRDYINMLCNTHNLLLVEDVDNETAERIYGIDLKGYPLHRIAIIPFFDSKDDNLMAILVFAGIKMNNLDGLMHDTEVSLILQLIREKLELYFNGDIASIMLERISIFLTGQLNKKDPFTFDHSYNVAHWVMLLSKEFGLDEKTTKMAYYASLLHDVGKLGIPDEILNKNGKLTEEEYIKIKEHPILSCQYINEIFYDFPDINDISKYVRYHHERYDGTGYPDGLSGRDIPFISRLIAVADCIDAMRSGRPYAKSKTTEEIIAELESCSGTQFDPEIVLKAIDLLKKKKSTNYSLMEYNYITKVSIIIYLTENRFYVDKGILKYTGQDYILLFQDFQVDSLSKDIMEIQVAFNDRQNFFEYMIKEISGIGYKRLIFKKLEAIEKEYFYKILWELNGFIKNENSTETINIKAISGNHIEFESPYMLPIYKGLAVGIQLPDSEVIPVYGFIKNIIHDNGVNRYTLEFVSINTNTRDKILKAILSEQIKRKRAYIEKQAP
- a CDS encoding HutP family protein produces the protein MAVGSVDIAKIAVRMALSTREEEHELKAKYQENGIRVAAVDFGGDFSSSIQKIVERTCVAAKREGIVTDTHVGEGAVAGAVRDALMEVSLKASGFNVGGKVGLARYGEHLTVCAFFGIGLLNLNEVVIGLGHRSVGKEY
- a CDS encoding hemerythrin domain-containing protein encodes the protein MSCQTRWGYTYSCSIHMEMLSAELENFKAGLEPGSMLHTLISEHDVILKFLDSLDEANNMIQNMDTYKPEAVIFKELRHIAEHLVETEKHHQREEDVLFPELEKRGISGPSRIMRMEHDMLRPRKKRLKEISENVEDIDFADFKGELNELTRFIVFNLRDHIFKENHILYPTAFEVIDDPEVWKKMLNDADQIGYCCFTPGRQ